In Helicoverpa zea isolate HzStark_Cry1AcR chromosome 3, ilHelZeax1.1, whole genome shotgun sequence, the following proteins share a genomic window:
- the LOC124645967 gene encoding phosphatidylinositol-glycan biosynthesis class W protein-like: protein MNASEYKTYHESFMQNNHGSTPLHTFACILFTVQCSIYIAIKSQFPLGRQYIYEYVVIVLPMIIAHTVLPEYINTLNCIIFVVLLSNLIYQCSNIAKKFAPKNVFLNNRVPLISCLRGLTYLITALCILAVDFQDFPRPLAKTERFGHSLMDTGVGLFVVVSGAVHKDIYKESFSKIVKGNVKTIAVLVILGLGRFVSVKQVDYQEHVTEYGVHWNFFFTIAVCKVLSTIILYFSNRSLFLCFLLLVVHEFTLYLGLQGWVFGDSPRNSLISANREGISSCLGYVSIYLFGVQVKNILLDRNSTKYETQLKLIYGSIIMWVLTYSVDLVRPLSRTLANSGYCIFIDTLLITMSCILYFVTVLVEEKGSNFRVPVILSHINTNGLSYFLIANLLTGAVNLSMRTLLVPSLVTFVVLNIYMIITLIIAIYLKKLGLKI, encoded by the coding sequence ATGAATGCGAGTGAATATAAGACGTACCATGAATCCTTCATGCAGAATAACCACGGCTCTACACCGCTGCACACATTTGCTTGTATATTATTCACTGTACAATGTTCTATCTACATAGCGATCAAATCGCAGTTCCCACTTGGCCGGCAGTATATTTACGAGTATGTTGTCATCGTATTACCCATGATAATCGCACACACCGTGCTACCAGAATACATTAACACTTTGAATTGCATCATCTTCGTTGTATTACTAAGCAATCTTATATATCAATGTTCCAATATAGCCAAAAAATTTGCACCAAAAAATGTCTTTCTAAATAACAGGGTACCATTAATATCGTGTCTAAGAGGACTGACGTATCTTATTACAGCTTTATGCATCTTAGCTGTAGACTTTCAAGATTTCCCCAGACCACTAgctaaaactgaaagatttgGACACAGTTTAATGGATACTGGTGTTGGGCTGTTTGTTGTAGTCAGCGGAGCAGTCCATAAAGATATATACAAAGAAAGTTTTAGCAAAATTGTAAAAGGGAATGTGAAAACCATAGCCGTGTTAGTAATTCTTGGTCTAGGGAGGTTTGTGTCTGTAAAACAAGTAGATTATCAGGAACATGTTACAGAGTATGGCGTCCATTGGAACTTTTTCTTCACGATTGCAGTTTGTAAAGTCTTATCAactattatattgtatttttccaACCGTtcactatttttatgttttctattGTTAGTTGTACATGAATTCACATTATATCTTGGTCTTCAAGGCTGGGTGTTTGGAGATAGCCCAAGAAACTCTCTTATTTCTGCAAACCGTGAAGGAATATCATCTTGTTTAGGTTATGTATCTATCTACCTCTTTGGTGTACAAGTAAAAAACATCTTACTTGATAGGAATAGCACAAAATATGAAACacaattaaaacttatttatggGTCTATAATAATGTGGGTTTTGACATATTCAGTAGATCTTGTTCGGCCATTGTCACGGACTTTAGCAAATTCAGGATACTGTATATTCATAGACACACTTTTGATTACAATGTCATGTATACTGTACTTTGTAACGGTATTAGTTGAAGAAAAGGGAAGTAATTTCCGTGTCCCGGTGATACTGTCCCATATAAATACAAATGGATTGTCCTATTTCCTCATAGCTAACTTATTGACAGGAGCTGTTAATTTGTCTATGAGAACTTTACTAGTGCCTAGTTTAGTCACTTTTGTTGTATTGAATATTTATATGATAATCACATTAAttattgcaatttatttgaAGAAATTAGGTTTAAAAATCTAA
- the LOC124646305 gene encoding uncharacterized protein LOC124646305, translated as MSIEKSKMNNNESPLSQNDEEFLAGAQSYSSVPRASRTPLPKYEDIETRLQNDQCCASSNSRLRRNNSTFNRFSWSHLFSFLPAWMKNASPTGPTGFDSAAESKSKVNVPNQNTTHVQMCHKCTPESLGQQSLNHEFSYRKYPKKSSFERIICIKNFDDTSTIDQRGCCNPMTTGTASSRSCNSKLIQVGIAEVPAHRTKRNACICKQETQKPPEPENSSCQQSLSEKVWEYLQSLISSHRNDCPRCKNKRGNDGRCPNLKLTPPSSPCGSPRPPCQKPEPTCPNYKPPCPNYKPPCPYKPPCLQSKPKPKSSNSGSCCIKRSTDSSLCKESVLELVKEYVKQITSEHKNTCPLCSQQPKCCQPTVPSCLRYMLEQAWDYIKKTCEYNFSNPVPPPPALPPPTVPPCPNPGILKYTTSKSACGCGISKPDSADKKATQKCICASPPLPPMPPKPCRSEMEDTHERRPCCTPCCRHNPPSIQPSQSYNGSHDKSSCLSQSKAKNQSIYSYNDFQTYNDILSYNDLQSNNDLQSNNDLQSNNDLQCYDDPFCKVSFSRCPSASMLEREIIGYRSSTECGRNRKRSNGMQGLSLTMAPKDHKFCTSPNDCKHAKSALENTEKEQVDCDETCSGPCNVPKCCDIDSSEQEAQPPVLECSGSCSGRQSQHKTVLRTERDEEAEYEAMLEKKFAEMVAKKLEKAQEVCDEGCDCLTCIASAVTSHRGGSDNQKDPHNYRYYY; from the exons ATGAGCATTGAGAAGTCAAAAATGAACAATAATGAATCACCATTAAGTCAAAATGACGAGGAATTTCTCGCGGGCGCTCAGTCTTATTCTTCCGTTCCACGTGCTTCACGAACTCCTCTGCCAAAATACGAAGATATAGAAACGAGATTACAGAATGATCAGTGCTGCGCGTCAAGCAATAGCAGACTAAGAAGGAATAATTCTACATTTAATAGGTTTAGTTGGAGTCATTTGTTCTCCTTTCTGCCTGCGTGGATGAAAAATGCAAGTCCTACCGGTCCGACTGGTTTTGATTCGGCCGCGGAATCCAAGTCTAAAGTAAATGTTCCAAACCAAAACACGACCCATGTCCAGATGTGCCATAAATGTACACCAGAGAGTCtgg GACAACAATCACTAAATCATGAATTTTCATACAGAAAATATCCTAAAAAATCTTCATTCGAACGCATTATCTGCATAAAAAATTTTGATGATACCTCCACTATCGATCAAAGGGGTTGTTGTAACCCTATGACTACGGGCACCGCCTCATCAAGATCTTGTAATTCGAAACTAATTCAAGTTGGAATAGCTGAAGTGCCCGCACATAGAACAAAGCGTAACGCATGTATATGCAAGCAAGAAACACAGAAGCCGCCCGAACCAGAAAATAGCTCTTGCCAACAGTCTCTATCAGAAAAAGTGTGGGAATATTTACAGTCGTTGATCTCCTCTCACCGAAACGATTGTCCACGTTGTAAAAATAAACGAGGCAACGATGGGCGTTGCCCAAACCTAAAGCTAACCCCTCCAAGCTCACCATGTGGAAGTCCTAGGCCACCTTGTCAGAAACCTGAACCAACATGTCCGAACTACAAACCACCATGTCCGAACTACAAACCACCATGTCCTTACAAACCACCATGTCTGCAATCAAAACCGAAACCCAAGAGCTCAAACTCTGGTTCCTGCTGTATCAAGCGTTCCACTGATTCCAGTTTATGCAAAGAGTCCGTATTAGAGCTAGTTAAAGAATATGTTAAACAAATTACATCTGAACACAAAAATACCTGTCCACTTTGCAGTCAACAGCCTAAATGTTGCCAACCCACAGTACCGTCTTGTTTGCGATACATGCTGGAACAAGCCTGGGATTATATTAAAAAGACTtgtgaatataattttagtaaccCAGTTCCTCCTCCTCCTGCTCTCCCTCCTCCTACAGTGCCTCCTTGCCCGAATCcgggaattttaaaatatacaacatCTAAATCGGCGTGTGGTTGCGGCATCTCTAAACCAGACAGTGCAGACAAAAAGGCAActcaaaaatgtatttgtgCGTCGCCGCCATTGCCGCCAATGCCGCCAAAGCCGTGTAGATCTGAGATGGAGGATACTCACGAACGTAGACCTTGCTGCACGCCATGCTGCAGGCACAATCCCCCAAGTATACAGCCGTCGCAATCATATAATGGATCCCATGATAAATCTTCCTGTTTATCTCAATCAAAAGCCAAAAACCAATCGATATATTCATATAATGACTTTCAAACATATAATGACATTCTATCATATAATGACCTTCAATCAAATAATGACCTTCAATCAAATAATGACCTTCAATCAAATAATGACCTTCAATGCTATGATGATCCGTTTTGTAAAGTGAGTTTCAGTAGGTGCCCCTCTGCAAGTATGTTAGAACGTGAAATAATTGGTTACCGGAGTAGCACCGAATGTGGAAGAAATAGGAAACGTTCAAACGGCATGCAAGGTTTGAGCCTAACTATGGCCCCAAAAGACCACAAATTCTGCACTTCCCCCAATGATTGTAAACATGCAAAATCAGCTCTTGAGAATACGGAAAAAGAGCAGGTTGACTGTGACGAGACTTGTTCAGGACCTTGCAATGTTCCAAAATGTTGTGATATTGATAGTTCCGAGCAAGAAGCGCAGCCTCCTGTGCTAGAGTGTTCAGGAAGCTGCTCGGGACGGCAGTCGCAACACAAGACCGTGCTGAGGACAGAGCGCGATGAGGAAGCCGAATATGAAGCCATGCTCGAAAAAAAATTTGCAGAAATGGTTGCAAAAAAACTGGAGAAGGCACAAGAAGTTTGCGATGAGGGATGCGACTGCTTGACCTGTATCGCAAGCGCTGTTACTTCTCACAGAG gtGGATCGGATAACCAGAAAGATCCACACAACTACAGATATTATTATTGA
- the LOC124646304 gene encoding adenylate cyclase, terminal-differentiation specific-like, translating into MEMRWRYLLTLLLLGVAFAAEDDDSIPDAGVDDSDELALDQEESRNLRPRAYTPTAYNALPSGFRPTPSLAELAGYQRQQEQQEEQQYVLQPRPTQQQYVDEPRQPQRAPHRKDQRPAKLQQRPVQDVEEELEEEEKEEPDRLSQLLQQSKFNCVNKQTGYYADEELNCEVFHYCQDNVKHSWVCPDGFSFHQVHLICMPPTHDNICQKSSKYHFVNEYLYRPVNEEEVQRKPNVSLKYSDRYYPAEVYRDDRYEQEEEEEEEQPRRPPPAQLQQRPAQRAQPAPQVFRSAEEVNIPLVQRRPQRPYDFDF; encoded by the exons GTGGAGATATTTGTTGACGTTGCTACTGCTCGGCGTGGCGTTCGCAGCAGAAGACGATGACAGCATACCCGATGCTGGAGTTGACGACAGTGATGAACTAGCTTTAGATCAAGAG GAGTCGCGCAACCTAAGGCCACGAGCATACACGCCCACAGCCTACAACGCGTTACCCAGCGGGTTCCGACCGACGCCCTCACTCGCAGAGCTGGCGGGCTACCAGAGACAACAGGAGCAACAAGAAGAGCAGCAATACGTGCTGCAGCCTAGACCCACTCAGCAGCAGTATGTTGACGAACCTAGGCAGCCGCAGCGCGCTCCTCATAGGAAG GACCAACGCCCCGCAAAACTTCAGCAACGTCCAGTCCAGGACGTTGAGGAGGAGTTGGAAGAAGAAGAGAAGGAGGAACCAGACCGCCTCTCCCAACTGCTGCAGCAGTCCAAGTTCAACTGCGTGAACAAACAGACTGGGTACTACGCCGACGAGGAACTCAACTGCGAGGTCTTCCATTACTGCCAGGATAATGTCAAGCACTCCTGGGTCTGCCCCGACGGATTCTCATTCCACCAG GTCCACCTGATTTGCATGCCACCAACACACGACAACATCTGCCAGAAGTCGTCGAAGTACCACTTCGTGAACGAGTACCTGTACAGGCCGGTCAATGAGGAGGAGGTCCAGAGGAAGCCCAACGTGTCCCTCAAGTACTCCGACAGGTACTACCCCGCTGAGGTCTACAGGGACGACAGATACGAACAGGAAGAGGAAGAAGAG GAGGAGCAGCCCAGGAGACCGCCTCCGGCGCAACTGCAGCAGCGGCCGGCACAACGTGCTCAGCCGGCGCCGCAGGTGTTCCGCTCTGCCGAGGAGGTGAACATCCCGCTAGTCCAGAGGCGCCCCCAACGTCCCTACGACTTCGACTTCTAA